The DNA segment ACCAGATACAGGGGCTTCTATCTCTTTATAGGCTTATTTTAATTGTTATGTGGCGTGAAACCATGAAATTCAAACTCTATGATAGTATGACCACATCACTATTAATCTGAATGTTGTCCTGAAGGGAACCAAAATTGTATTGAACCTGATTTccaattttcttaaatgaaGTGTCACATTCAGCATTAGAAGTACCAAAAACTGGGACTACTTTTAGCACACAACATGTGAAGATCTgccaaacaaaaatcaaattgggCAAAAAACTGAAATAAATCTCAACTGATTTCAGCTTTATGCTACCTCTTATTACAGATTGAGGAGCCAAGCATCAGGTATCATTTAACTTCTTGTGGTAGGCCAAAACCCAAATGCAACTTCACACAGCGACTTGAAACGAGTTAGAAATGGAGGCTCAGTTAAAATTCCATCGTCTAACGATCTCTATTCATGGAATTATATAGTTGTGGTTACTAGGTAGAGAACATAGCATAGTTATTCTGTTCTAAGGTgcccttttatttttcattcttacaTTTTACTTCAGAGTAACTCAATGGGGGGAAAACACTATTGTAATTTTGTTGGTGTGGAGTAATTGTTAGGTGCTTCAATTCATTgttattttgtatatatgttCGTTGGATGACTTGGATGGAGAAGCCATCTGTCTAGTTGCAAACACTTCTAATTCAAGGAGATTTCTCTTGCCAAAATTTTTCATTCGAGGAGGTAAAAGTGATTCATTGGACAGTTAATACCAATCTTTCTTTATACTTGTTCCTTGTTTGGTCATGAAGTTGAATCGTCAAGAAGTTAAGATAGATTTGGTGAATAATGTTTTCATGCagttggaaggttttggagaaTCTTGGTGTGCTTTCACTCTAAAGGTTATAATTGGTTGCTAAACCCCATGCcatttatagttatttttacttGGAAATTTGTTTGGTAAGTtgtgtttgaatgaaaaaacttGTGTTTAGTTTGGTAAGTTGGTTGTATTTTGGTTGGACATCTATGGGATAACAAGTATGGTTACCCTGACAGAACCTATTTCATGTCTGTTTACTCCTTTTTCTTGTATTAAAAACAGTCTCTGATAAGTTGTGAATGCTTTGAGCATTGGATGGTGGCATGGGGCTGCTTGATGTTTTCTTAACCAAGGTGGGTGGGGTACAGAGAGATTATCATCATCATAAAAATCATCCTGAAATCATATGTAAACCAAAAATTGTTGGCAGGGTACCAATGACTTGATTTCTTGATAGGCTTATATTATGTACCTTCCACTAGGATAAGCTTTAGGCTTTATGATATTTCTGTGAGCTTTGAACACTGTATAAACTGatgtttttcttcaaatattttctgAACTTCCACAAGGACTACTACATTTCATCTCAAgtgtaatttaaattttcttttctattctttaatTGCCATCTACTTCAATACTTGTTTGCTTTCTTGGACAGCAATGTTTGATCTTCTTACCCAAAAACAAAGTAATTCAACAACTCAGCAACCTTTACCCGAAATCAATGCATTCTCCTTTATGATGTCAGGAGCTTGTGGAGAATGAATGGTGCCAAAGCACTAGATGGTGGACCTCATGGTTCTCAACAAGAGCTAAAGTTCACTACTTGAATTTTAGGATCTTTGAATCATGGAAAACAATAACACATCCAGTACTAGGTAACTTGAATTTAGgatctttcaaaatctccttCTATTGAGATAGGCAACACACCATTTGAAAAGGGGTGTAGGTGTATCCCTGTATGAACTACAATCTGGTGCATGCTCTTTCCCTATCTTGTACTCTTGCCCACTATGCAAAACTCTTTAGATTTTCATAAAAGTTTAATCCCATTTCTTTGCATTGGTTTCAGCCAATCTAACAATAATGCTTCCTCTAATTGCCAAGAAGTGTAGGAGGGGACATGAGAGAACAGGCCATTTTAAAGATCCCTATTTATTGCATTAACCTGCCTTGTAAAATGAAGTGTGGATGGGAGTAAGCTACAAGAAGAATCCGATAAACTATATGTTTGACGCCTGGGATATATATGGGCATCAAGGAGTCATAGGCAATGGCATAAAAATTTAGCAGGTTAGTGAGACCATTCTTAATGGCAGTTATTGGTGCCTTTTAGCTTGCATTTGATGAGTTTGAATACTCTGACAGCCTTATCACCAGTCTGCACTGTGTATTTAATATTGTATGCCCTAGAAGTAGTGTTATTAACTATGAAATATTGGTGATTGTGTATTTATTTCTTCCTGCTGTGCATTATGGTCTTATACTTACAGATTCACATGTATACTCCTTGGGGCTAGGTCGTAGTTGGCATGACAGTAGGATTTCATTCCTTAGAATGATAGCTAAACCATGATCATGCATTATATTGCAAATCAATTAAGCAAGTTCATCTCTTTACCAAGTGGAATTGTGTGCTTTTCTGCATATTCCAGCTGTCATGCTAGCATTATTGGTGTTTACTTCATCTACAGCACCAAACCTACACTATGCACTGACTCAACACAGGTCTTATTTATTGTTCATTTAATGGTAGTAAAGTCTGATTTACTGGTGGCTACCATTGCTCCCAGTGCTTGATTTTGGCATCCGTGGTAAACCAGCAACACCTATTAATTGAACGCTATTGAGTGAAATTACCTGAAGCCACTTGTGCTTTATATTCTTTAGAATTTTGCCCTTGATATTTGCTTCTAAAACTGTCCTTTAAATTATATGCATACTTCTTTTCCTGTTATATTTGCATGATGATATGGGAACCCAACTGTTAATCTTATTTGAAGCTTAGAAGAAGCATGAACTTACtattaaaacaaaaaggtaACATGGTAATCCATTTCAATATTCTGTAACATCACAGATATCATAAGAAACTAGAAACACAAAATCTCAAATAAGACACTAACATCCAAATAACACACTAACAAATAAAATGCACGCAGAAACCCATAAACTAAATCTCATAGGCGCATATTCAGATCAAGAAGAAATTGAGGGTAACTAGACCTAAGTCATTTTCAGGCTCTAGGCTTGAGTTTGCCCTCATTAGCCAACTTGAAGAGGTGGGCCTGTGCTGCTGCAGCCTTGTTTGAGCTGAGTGCTGCAGCAAAACGGTCCCTAACTTGCTTGGTTGTGAAAGGGAACCTCTTATTCACCATGGAGTTCAGCAAGGAAGCAGTCCCTTCCCGGTATAGTTCCCCCAGCCCATCAGTACGTGTGTTTGAAAGTGCTTGCTGCAAGCTGATATTTGCCCCAAATCCTGGAACGCTAGCTACGCCAAATGCTCCACCCAGAGTCCCCCACCAGCCCAACAGACCCCATATCGCACCCGGGTGTGTACTCCAATAACTACAAAATAGATTTAACAGAGTTATTTATGACAGAAAACACATTCCCTTCTTTTGATTTGCATTTCACAATTAATCTTCGTTCAAGTTACTGTAACTTACTTGCATGTACCAGTGAAGGGTGAGTTTGGATCAGGAAGAAATGGAGGTGTGGGTATGGAGATACCAGGTGTACCCGGGTCAATAGATATTGGAGTGGTTGGTGGGCTTAAGACAAGCGGTGGCGAACCACCAACACCACCACCAGTAGTTGGAGGAGAGTGGTAGTATCCACCACCACCGCCACCTGTAGGAGTTGATGGagttggatcatgtgttggggTTCCATAACTTCCTCCGCCACCTGTAGAAGGTGTGGGGTTGTAGCTTCCATGTGAGGGTGTGGGGTTGTAGCTTCCGTGTGAAGGTGTGGTACCTCCATGTCTTGGTGAAGTTCCAGAAGGAGGAGTCCTGTGTGAACCTGCAATCAGCATAAGAAGCATTAGTGGTCCAAATTTCCCGGTGAAGAGGAAAACACTTGATTTAACGACATGGTTGTGGTAGTGGTCGCCTGGTAGGTGGTCTGATCATTACATCTTTTCATATGTTGTCAAACACGGTACAACTCCCATAAAGCATGGAAGCTACTGATTCCTAGttagtaataaaataattttgtttctcAAAAGACAGTTGATATAACAGTTAAAAAGAAATCTCATAGCACAGTTGGTTTGAGTGACCTAGGTTGATTCTTGTTGAAATGTGTATATGATGTACAAAGGAACACCAAAAGAGCATGCAAGAGTTGGGACTTTCCTAGAAAAGAGTACAATATAACTGGAGTAACTCATCATACAAAGTGTGTAGCTCAAGCATCAAGATTGTGTGTATGTGTGCGTGCTATGTTAAAAGTGTTTGAAAGAGAGAGGGATAGAAGAAAGAGACCACTGGGGGGTCTTCCAGCATGTGGGTCTGGAGAGTAATAGTTCTTTTGATCTTCAACACTGGTAGCGATTACAGGAATGAGCAAGTTTTGAGAAAGCAGTGCAGCAACCAAAATGGTGATGAATGGGGAAGCCTGTTTGTTTCTTTCCCTCTCCATCTCTGTGTGGTTCCAAGAAAaaccaagaagaagaaaggagtgAGAGTGGGATGAGCAGCTTCTGAGGAAGAAGCGGTGAATATAAAGGATAGACGAGTGCAGTAAATATGAGCAGGTGAAGGAGTATGTGGTTAGTTGATGTGCTGCAGGTGCATTTATATGTACCATTAATTACTCCCATCTTTGCAATTTTGGTTGAAAATTTGAACACATTTACCTTTGATACAGAAGCTCATCTACTCACTTAAATTTCTGCTCAACCTCCCTATTTAGTCACTCCTCTGGAATgtgggttttatttatttatttattgggatTTACATATTTGAAAAACATTGAAATCGGAAATATTCTGCAATAAAACTAGTCTCAGTCTCACCTTGTGACCAAAGGATTGCATTCTTGAATAGATACTTTCAGCCTCTAGGACATGACACCACACACCACTCAAGATTGATTCCTTAAAAATAAGGCTGCAAACACCTCAATGGCCCTGTTTGTCTAATAGATAGACACCCTTAACATTATAGACCTTGGTGATTTCTCTGTtgtacataaaataataatcataataattaaaattatatatatattttttaggagACTTGGATGAAGGAACAATCttgtttaaaaagttaaaatactttcaaaatacATTCTCAAGAATTTTTACaagtttataataataataataataaacaatcaAGAAGTGTGAGGGTAGTCTGGTTTAAACAAATagatttttcatgtttaatttattttttatttttaaaaaattgccaTTCTATCTCAAATGATAATATAGAGAGATAAGTAGTGAGGCAAACTGACCTAAATGGGACCATTAATTGTGACATATTTCATATGCCAACTTTTGGGACATGACCCTAAATCCAAATCTACCATGTGAAGTGGTCCAAGCCAAGCCCATTCCCCTAATTTTGGGTGCCCATGTTCGGGCTGGGTTTGGGTGGACCCATGTCAACCAGGTGTTTGGCCACCGGCCCATTGCCTGGTATGCTCTACCCACACCAACCCTAATTTCATTTGTATATTTGTATACACAGCTTTAAAGGATGCATCCATTATGAAAAAGCTTTCTTCAATTGCTTGGCATAAATGGGACAATACATGAGGGTTTGCTATGGATACTTAATTCTACTATATACAAatagcaaaggaaaaaaaattgcgTAGAATGGGAGTGAATGGTGAAGAGTTAACGAGGATGAGGACACTTGGAGCAGATCCACAATTGACAAGagtgagaagaagaagaagaagatggggaGGAGTAAGGgtggttttttaattaaatgaggGTGACAGAGAAGTAGTTGTGGTAGCACAAAAATGATAGGTAGCAGTAAATATCAGAGCAAAAGCCGTGTCAT comes from the Vitis vinifera cultivar Pinot Noir 40024 chromosome 12, ASM3070453v1 genome and includes:
- the LOC100259123 gene encoding protodermal factor 1 → MERERNKQASPFITILVAALLSQNLLIPVIATSVEDQKNYYSPDPHAGRPPSGSHRTPPSGTSPRHGGTTPSHGSYNPTPSHGSYNPTPSTGGGGSYGTPTHDPTPSTPTGGGGGGYYHSPPTTGGGVGGSPPLVLSPPTTPISIDPGTPGISIPTPPFLPDPNSPFTGTCNYWSTHPGAIWGLLGWWGTLGGAFGVASVPGFGANISLQQALSNTRTDGLGELYREGTASLLNSMVNKRFPFTTKQVRDRFAAALSSNKAAAAQAHLFKLANEGKLKPRA